The Mytilus galloprovincialis chromosome 4, xbMytGall1.hap1.1, whole genome shotgun sequence genome contains a region encoding:
- the LOC143073273 gene encoding uncharacterized protein LOC143073273 → MAEKFDLLLMNGPSFSGRRFYSSLLKSHSEIVPKKMFLSDNTLGLRDIIMEVISLLKEDKKVVVNDENCNKSTWESYINMVKKKTPSKSIAVLSVQPKHGLKQLYWSRQYYMMDNDGWEPLLDRNLTKWFDSSTGELSYHVVDDPTSVEDLKVIVEEHPVILQTHIQPDIPGLFFQWEAVFCEESIKAGIVKTCQLWFQKCQQGRIFILLDLTRHPSYMDSSFQDEVKNCMKGLVKKLENVPVYVYSVDKEAVKYTLPPNPGLLATIQGSHGIDLFNKNTFMLFQDQTFSKMAEMAGVKHVNASKVLQKPALILNKLIFTSPRQPNFLQDMEFRVEEDQSPCLPLYNLKDSFHGNCLSGEVSQGIKASLYGSNIHSIEKFQKNFEAYLMKKEDPSTQLNPDDSTHVSSDDEVIIQNKTFTRELPKWMLGTSKSASSSSLSSHRSDSVNSTASADQKKVKSTVYVMSEKELVEVATEILKQAGREDILQKIHEQELSINSNSKKERNEETSIIIPKTESDSTAMVEVAEENGVDPSCISASSKKKRTFSKKKTNSTGNKTKDILDLDFMDSEDIKDEINVENSGGACGKRDNIVPQRLEITKINQCQQSKTNFSNDLFDTVPMCEEENDVQMKSKKNISDETCILSEEKNTDSIKTSNSYLFTKLTKRLHNQAESKCNSDGINESNSSRDETSLNIDPTELFQNLPEDDSERQSVTFKPRKKLKTVETHHDHQLNDNHNNNNVTSASAKPKKPDLSFLDDIFG, encoded by the exons ATGGCGGAAAAGTTTGATTTGTTGCTGATGAATGGTCCATCATTTTCT GGCAGGAGATTTTATAGTTCTCTCTTGAAATCACACAGTGAAATTGTTCCaaagaaaatgtttttatcaGATAACACTCTTGGACTGAGAGATATTATTATGGAAGTGATTTCTTTGTTAAAAGAG gACAAAAAAGTTGTGGTCAATGATGAAAACTGCAATAAATCAACGTGGGAGTCCTACATAAATATGGTGAAGAAAAAG ACTCCATCAAAATCAATAGCTGTTTTATCAGTACAACCCAAACATGGATTGAAACAACTGTACTGGTCCCGCCAGTATTACATGATGGATAATGATGGATGGGAACCATTACTGGACAGAAACTTGACCAAATGGTTTGATAGTTCCACAGGGGAACTGTCTTATCATGTAG ttGATGACCCAACATCAGTCGAAGATCTCAAAGTTATTGTTGAGGAACATCCTGTCATTCTACAAACACATATTCAG CCAGATATTCCAGGACTGTTTTTCCAATGGGAGGCTGTTTTCTGTGAGGAGTCAATTAAAGCAGGAATTGTGAAGACTTGTCAGTTATGGTTCCAGAAATGTCAGCAGGGAAGGATATTTATATTGTTAGATCTGACCAGACATCCTAGCT atatGGATTCTAGTTTTCAAGACGAGGTAAAGAATTGTATGAAAGGACTTGTCAAAAAG CTAGAAAATGTTCCTGTGTATGTATACAGTGTTGATAAAGAAGCAGTAAAATATACACTGCCGCCTAATCCTGGGTTACTGGCAACAATTCAAGGGTCACATGGTATTGATTTGTTTAATAAG aaCACTTTCATGCTGTTTCAAGATCAGACATTTTCCAAAATGGCAGAGATGGCAggtgtaaaacatgtaaat gcTTCAAAAGTGTTACAGAAGCCAGCATTA ATTTTGAATAAACTGATTTTCACATCACCACGTCAGCCAAATTTTCTTCAAGACATGGAGTTCAGAGTTGAAGAGGACCAATCACCTTGTTTACCTTTATATAATCTCAAAGATAGTTTCCATGGAAATTGTTTATCAGGGGAAGTAAGCCAGGGAATTAAAGCATCCCTCTATGGATCAAATATTCATTCCATTGAAAA ATTTCAGAAAAATTTTGAGGCCTACCTGATGAAAAAAGAAGACCCCTCTACACAGTTAAATCCTGATGACAGTACACATGTATCTAGTGATGATGAGGTCATAATTCAGAACAAAACTTTCACAAGAGAGCTACCTAAGTGGATGTTGGGTACCAGTAAATCTGCTTCATCTTCATCCCTGTCAAGTCATCGTTCTGACAGTGTCAACAGTACTGCTTCAGCAGACCAGAAGAAAGTCAA ATCTACAGTTTATGTGATGTCAGAGAAGGAACTTGTAGAGGTAGCTACAGAAATCCTTAAACAG gcTGGTAGAGAAGATATTCTTCAAAAAATTCATGAACAAGAATTGTCAATAAATTCCAATTCAAAAAAGGAACGCAATGAGGAAACAAGCATTATAATACCTAAAACAGAATCTGACTCAACAGCCATGGTTGAAGTAGCTGAAGAAAATGGAGTGGATCCGTCATGTATAAGTGCATCCAGTAAAAAGAAAAGAACATTTTCTAAAAAGAAAACCAATTCTACTGGTAATAAAACCAAGGacattttagatttagatttcatGGACTCAGAAGATATAAAAGATGAAATAAATGTGGAAAATTCAGGTGGTGCATGTGGGAAGAGAGACAATATTGTTCCTCAACGCTTAGAAATTACGAAAATAAATCAGTGTCAACAGTCAAAAACAAATTTCTCTAACGATTTATTTGACACTGTTCCCATGTGTGAAGAGGAAAATGACGTTCAgatgaaatcaaagaaaaatattagTGATGAAACTTGCATTTTaagtgaagaaaaaaatactGACTCAATTAAAACTTCAAATAGTTACCTGTTTACTAAACTAACAAAAAGGTTACATAACCAAGCTGAAAGTAAATGTAATAGTGACGGTATAAATGAATCTAACTCAAGTAGAGATGAAACCTCTTTAAATATTGACCCTACAGAATTGTTTCAAAACTTACCAGAAGATGACTCAGAAAGACAGAGTGTAACATTTAAACCAAGGAAGAAACTAAAGACTGTagaaacacatcatgatcaccagcTAAATGATAATCATAACAATAATAATGTTACGTCTGCCAGCGCTAAACCAAAGAAACCTGATTTGTCTTTCTTAGATGATATATTTGGATGA